The SAR324 cluster bacterium region TATTTTGGTAAAACTGTATCAAATAAGTGTCGCCCTAGATCACCAGACCGACCAAGGCTAATGAATAGAATTGATGCAATAGGAATTGATAAAAAACTATGATCAACAGACTGAGGTATTGCCAACCTTTCTCTGAATCCGAGACCTTGGTACTTCTAAAAACAGAATTTAGTAATAAATTCTGTTGAATTGCTAAGTCTTCTTTCACTCGTCGAATTCCACCTGATCAACTAAAATTGAGGCATCTTTTCGATACTGAATAAAATCAACGAGCGATATTTTATCTGAGATGAAACCCTCATATGGTTTTAACAGTGGAGAAAGAGCTACCCCTTTTCGGACTGGAAACTTATAATTCACCTTGGCATATATTTTTTGCGCGTCTTCACTGACTAAAAAACGCATTAGCTTGATCGCATCCTCTCGGTTTGGAGCATGTTTTGTGATCGCCATGCCACTAATATTTACATGGGTTCCACGATTTTCTTGATTAGGAAATAGTAGTTTAACACTCTTTGCCCACTCTTGCTGCTCTCGATCAGCCATCATTGCTCCAAAATAATAACTATTTCCAAGAGAAATATAACACTGACCCGCGTAGATAGCCTTAACTTGTGCTCGGTCATTACATTGAGGTCTACGAACTAAATTTTCTTTGACGTCTTTGAGCCATAATTTGGCTTCTTCTACTCTGTGATGAGCGATCATGGAGGCAATCAAATCTATATTGTAATCGTGTTTACCACTTCGCGAGCAAATTCGATGATTCCATCTTGATGAGGTTAATTCTTCATAAGTCATGTCGTTCCCTTGCGCTCTCTTTTGAGATGCATAGATAAGAT contains the following coding sequences:
- a CDS encoding extracellular solute-binding protein yields the protein MGFSQSIQDSILKEAIPINYRDLVGNWFGLTIRAHLIYASQKRAQGNDMTYEELTSSRWNHRICSRSGKHDYNIDLIASMIAHHRVEEAKLWLKDVKENLVRRPQCNDRAQVKAIYAGQCYISLGNSYYFGAMMADREQQEWAKSVKLLFPNQENRGTHVNISGMAITKHAPNREDAIKLMRFLVSEDAQKIYAKVNYKFPVRKGVALSPLLKPYEGFISDKISLVDFIQYRKDASILVDQVEFDE